The following proteins come from a genomic window of Aspergillus luchuensis IFO 4308 DNA, chromosome 3, nearly complete sequence:
- a CDS encoding uncharacterized protein (COG:S;~EggNog:ENOG410PS0W;~TransMembrane:1 (o13-34i)), with protein MNFWVGWALWQKLSFALAGLLALVLVYSFIVLAYNRRKTQKYATAEARQKAEMQPMLAEPSEIPFGARALEKGIQVEGIWTPDCRSARQSTTHSGSRPESIASAPKPTLMALTGDDIQALERTYQPAPSPSLYEQCNSPKVLDIEYGQSDYISLSPTNQSLQLDGPIIVEPECSPDLDKRRSRWFGARSSWVKKPFDSYKRRSTPEGLRRTSSESFRRRISKLIDENIRTNPAEIYQLRAINQETLEGRRTPSPTRSQGFSNAVL; from the exons ATGAATTTCTGGGTTGGTTGGGCGCTCTGGCAGAAACTGAGCTTT GCGCTCGCAGGTCTTCTG GCATTGGTACTGGTGTACTCATTCATCGTCCTAGCCTACAACAGGCGAAAGACACAGAAGTATGCCACCGCTGAAGCACGACAGAAAGCAGAGATGCAACCCATGCTGGCTGAACCGAGCGAGATACCATTTGGTGCTAGAgctttggagaagggaaTTCAAGTAGAAGGCATATGGACACCCGATTGCCGTTCTGCGAGACAGTCCACCACTCACTCGGGTAGTAGACCTGAAAGTATTGCGTCGGCACCCAAGCCGACGTTGATGGCGCTGACAGGAGATGATATCCAAGCTCTTGAGCGGACATACCAACCGGCACCTAGCCCGAGCCTCTATGAACAGTGCAACTCCCCCAAGGTTCTAGACATCGAATACGGACAATCAGACTACATCTCTCTTTCGCCAACCAACCAGTCTCTACAGCTGGATGGCCCCATTATTGTTGAACCGGAATGCTCTCCAGATCTAGACAAGCGTCGCTCAAGGTGGTTTGGTGCGCGAAGCTCGTGGGTCAAGAAGCCCTTCGATAGCTAcaaaagaagatcaacacCAGAGG GGCTTCGCCGCACTTCATCGGAGAGCTTCAGAAGGAGAATCAGCAAACTCATAGACGAGAATATCCGGACGAACCCAGCTGAGATATACCAACTAAGAGCCATTAACCAGGAGACGCTCGAAGGTCGTAGAACGCCATCACCGACGAGGTCGCAAGGCTTTTCAAATGCCGTGTTATGA